The DNA segment AAACTAGTTTTAATTACGTCTTTGTCCACGACGTTCTCCTGTTTCTTTTTCTTGGGTTTCCATTTTTTTGTATTGCTCATCAGTTAATACTTTTTTTAATGCTGCTTTTTTGTCTTCTCGTATTGTCTTCATACTTTCACGCATTGCAGTTCTGTCACCTGATGAACTATTGACTAGTTCCTGTTGTTTTTCGGCAAATTCCAAGTTGATGCTTTTAACTTTTGCTTCTTGTTCATCGCTTAGATTTAAGCTTTCTTTCATACGTTCGGTTTGCTTTTGAGCCATTTCTTCGGGAGTACCCATTTTTCCTTTTTGAGGACGTTGTGCTTCAACCGAAAATGATATTGCAAGTATTGCAATCAGACTAAATATTAATTGCTTCATGATAGATAAATTTTTTAATGAATAATATACTTTTCAATGATCGCTTTGTAATTTAGACGACAGAAAAAAAATTACCCCTCACTAATTTGAAGAAAAGTGAAAAGCGACTTCAAGTGGGCTATTCACATAGCGTATAAAATACAAAATCTTTAAGCAAAGCGTATGTGCGATGAAATACTATGTTTAGGCGTTTATTATTTTTCATTCAAAGACCACAGGGAGCGCACCTAAAGTGCTCACTATCTGCATTAGTGATGCTTTATTATGGCTTGTTTCATTCCAGCAATGATGAATGTTAAAAACGTTTGTGTTTTAACACGTAGCGTAGGAATTTTAGCGTGATAAAAATGTGATGATACAAGGTAGCAGCCAGGCCATATTGCTCCACCATAATGAGGAATCGTTCCCTTAAGCCAGGGAGGATGTTTTGCTTGGTGTACCCACCGTCGAGGAAGCGGGAAAGTATCAAGTGTGTGTTACAAATAGTTTGGGCCTTTCTCATGGCCAATAGGCACCATTCAAAATCGGCGGAAAAGTGATATTTTAAGTTGTAATGTGTCACCAGTGTTCTTTTTACGATAAACGACTGGTGACTGACCAACATTCCTTTTTTTAAGCTTTTCCAGTTGAGAGAATGAGGAGTTTTTAGTCTCCTATTGCCTATGGTATTTCCATCGGGATCTATCATCACCGTTTCGCCATAATAAATATCGGCATTGGGCATAGATGCCACTGTGTGTTCAAGCGTTGTAACATCGAATATTTCATCGCCTGAATTTATAAACCAAAGATAGTCACCACTGGCCATATTCATTCCTTTGTTCATGGCATCGTAAATGCCTTGATCAGGTTCGCTGATCCAGTGGGTAATAACATGTTTATATTGTTGAATAAGAGAAAGTGTTAAATCCTTTGATCCTCCGTCGATAACAATATATTCTATGTTTTTATAACTTTGTTTTTCAATGCTTTTGATGGTGGCTTCGAGGGTATCTTGCCCATTGTACACCACGGTGATAATAGATATTTTAGGATAAAAGCGCATTTGCTAACTAACCAGAGATGTATATAATTCGTTGTATTGTTTAGCCACTGTATTGTTTGCATATTTTTCTTTGGCAAATGCTGTTGTTGCGTATTTCATATAGTCAGCATTGTTCTCATATAATAAGTGGTAAATGCCCATGCCAAAGTCATCACAGTTATTAGCAGTGGCTAAGTATCCTGTTTCTTTGTGTTTGATCATTTCTGGTACACCGCCAGTGTTAAAAGCAACAACAGGAACTCCACATGCCAGAGATTCCATGGCTGTATTGGGTAAATTATCCTCCATGGAGGGTAAGGCAAACGCATCTGCACAATTGTACAGGTTGGCTATTTTATTTTGATCGGATATGAAATCTATTTTATGCCACTTATATGGTAGTTTATTGATTGCTTGTGATTTGCAGTCTCCAAAGGTCACTAATTCGAGCTCCTTTACCAAGTGAGGGTGTCTAACATCCATAAATTCTAGTGCTTGGATCAATTGTTTGAAACCTTTTCGGGGGTCGTTAATGTTTGCAGCGCCAAATAGCAGTAGTTTCTTTTTTTGTGGCAGATCAAATTCCTGGCGGCATTGTTGTTTATCTAAACTACAAAATACAGAGGGGTCGATAGGGTTGGGTATATTTATTACAGGGTGATTTTGCAATAGAGTACTGTCCTTGGCTGCCTTTTCCATCCATTGGCTACATCCAACCGCATTCATCTGGGTAGTATTCCATAATTTCTTTTTCCGTTGAAGTATTCTGTGAGAAAGATCTTTTTTACCTGAATTTCGTAGAAATTGGCATTTGCCGCAGCCGTTCATGAAATTTTCGCAGTCACCGGCATAGTGGCATCCTCCAGTGAAAGGCCACATATCATGTAGTGTCCATACTATCTTTTTATTTAATTTAAACAATTTCTCTAATGATTTTAGCGAAAGAAAGCCTTGGTTTACCCAATGTAGATGAATAATATCGGCTTCTTGTACCAAAGGGTGTTTGCTGATATCTATTCCTGAACTGGCAGGCGAAAATTTAAAACGTACTTTTTTATTTTTCTCATAGGGTAAAAAACAAAGTCGTTCCTTGACAAATCTCCTGAAAGCCTTCTTTTTTTCTTTTTTCGAATGAGCAATGCTTTCAACCTGATTGAATCCTTCGCTTGATTCTTCAACCAACATCTTTACATCTGTACCGCTTTCTTTAAGGGCATTAAACAGCCTGTAGGCTGCGACAGCCGCACCTCCATTGCTGGTCGATTTATTAATTATCAGAACTTTCATAGTGTGAGATTTTTTTTCATTTATCAGATAAAACGAACCAAGATAACGGTTTATACGTGTGAGAATAATGCGCTCGTGGTTGGTTTTATCTGTTTAAATTTCAGTAAAATATTGATCGTTAGTTTTTTTCATTCTCCTGTGTGACTTAAATAGGGCTTCTCCTTTTTGGTTAAATAAGTAGCTATGTTCATTGAATTAGGATGATATATTAAATTTAGTAACAAAGCTAATTTTATTATGAATCAGGTTTCTGGCTTATATTTTGGTTCTTAATTTATTGTGGTCGAGCGTGAAGTGTAGCCCTCTACTTTCTTTACGCTTCATGGCCATTCGTATGATTAAGTAGCCAACGTTTATTTTATTTCGCAGCTCACACAAATCTTTGGTGACAATGGAATCGTCAAAAAGACGCTCTGTTTCTCGATAGATGAGTTCCAGTCTGTCCAATGCTCTTTTTAGTCGAAGGTTGGAGCGAACAATGCCAACATAGTTGCTCATGATTTGCTCCACCTCTTTGTTGGTTTGTGTAATCAATACCATTTCTTCGTTGTGGGTTGTTCCCTCGTCGTTCCAACTAGGTATTTTTGTTTTATGCTTTATTTTCTTGACTGCTTCAGCTGCATCTTTAGCGGCTACATCGGCGTATACGATTGCTTCGAGTAAAGAGTTACTTGCTAATCGGTTTGCTCCATGTAAACCTGTTGAAGAACATTCTCCAGCTGCATAAAGGTTAACGATAGAGCTACGGCCTTTTAGGTCTACTTTAATTCCGCCACACAGATAATGAGCTGCAGGAACTACCGGAATCATCTGTTGGGTAATATCCACTCCAAGTTCCAGACATTTATGGTAGATGGTAGGGAAGTGTTTTTTTGTTTCCTCTGCATTTTTGTGGGTCACATCCAAGTAAACATAGTCTTCTCCTGTGTTTTTCATTTCATTATCGATGGCGCGGGCTACAATATCGCGGGGTGCTAGATTGCCTCTAGCGTCGTATTTATTCATAAAGGCAACGCCATCTTTTCTTTTTAAAATAGCGCCGTAACCACGCATGGCTTCTGTAATAAGAAAGGAAGGACGTTCTTTGGGATTATACAAGGAGGTGGGGTGAAACTGCACAAACTCCATGTTCTCGATGATGCCTTTTGCCCGGTATACCATGGCAATGCCATCGCCGGTAGCAATTGTTGGATTGGTAGTAGTTTGGTATATGTTACCGATACCACCGGTTGCCATCATTGTTATTTTAGATAGTATGGTGTCTACTTTGCCTGTTTTTTCATTGAGTACGTAGGCGCCATAACATTCTACATCGGTACGCCAGCGGTAGGTTATTTCGCCTAATTGGTGTTGAGTAATAATGTCAACGGCATAGATGTCTTCAGCAAACTCAATGTTTTCATGTGTTTTGGCCTGTTCAATTAAGGCGCGTTGAATTTCAAAGCCGGTGTTGTCGAGGTGGTGAAGAATACGAAATTCGGAATGACCACCTTCTTTGTGTAAGTCGTATTTTCCTTCTTGTGTCTTGTCAAAGCCTGTGCCCCAATTGATTAGTTGCTTAATTTGTTCAGGTGCATTTTCAACAACCATTCTAACGGCGTCTGGGTTAGAGAGCTGATCGCCCGCTATCATGGTGTCGTCAATATGTTTTTTAAAATCGTCCGGTTTATACGTAACAGCAGCAATGCCGCCTTGAGCGTATGTGGTGTTTGTTTCTTCTAGTTTAGTTTTGCTAATGACTAATACTTTACCGTAAGGTGCTACTTTTAAGGCAAAGCTTAAGCCTGCTATTCCGGAACCTATTACCAGAAAGTCCACTTTCTTTCTCATCCTAATATGTTTTTGCTCTCCTAGTGTCTTTTGGGGACACAAATGTTAATCAATACGAAAACAAATATAGCTATTTCAATAATCCTATATCCGAATTAATTCGGAAAAAAAGAATTTTGGGTTATTTTTGCATGAAATAATTAGCAAAACACCGAATTTGAATGGTTTAGAAACGGTGATAATTAAAAATAAAATATAATAATAAATACAGATTCGGGGTAAGTCAGCATAATGTTCTTTTCTTGTCAGCTAATTAATGTGCTAGGCGAGATATTGGTTCGCTCCATTTCTATAAATTAATCATCTATTTAATATGGCTCAGGAAGATGTTTTTAAAAAATTAGTGGCCCACTGCAAAGAGTACGGGTTTGTGTTTCAATCAAGTGAGATCTACGATGGGTTGGGAGCAGTGTATGATTACGGCCAGTTGGGTGTTGAACTAAAAAACAACATAAAAAAGTACTGGTACGATGCCATGGTTAAGCTCAATGAAAATGTGGTAGGACTGGATTCTGCCATTTTTATGCACCCTACCACTTGGAAGGCTTCAGGACATGTTGACGCTTTTAATGATCCCTTGATTGACAATAAGGATAGCAAGAAACGCTATCGAGCTGATGTATTGATTGAGGACTTAATACAAAAGATTGAAGGCAAAATAGAAAAAGAAGTAACCAAAGCAAAGAAACGGTTTGGGGAATCTTTTGATGAGGCGCAGTTTAAGAGTACGAACCCACGTGTTTTGGCTAATCAGGAAAAGATTAATACCATCCATACACGTTTTGCCAAGGCCTTAAATGATAATGATCTGGAAGATTTAAAACAGATTATTATTGATTATGATGTGGTATGTCCTATTTCAGGAACTAAAAACTGGACGGATGTGCGTCAGTTTAACTTGATGTTTGCCACTGAAATGGGATCGACAGCTGATGGTGCTAATACGATTTATCTGCGTCCGGAAACGGCTCAAGGTATCTTTGTCAACTTCTTGAATGTGCAGAAAACCGGACGGATGAAGATTCCTTTTGGTATTGCGCAGATTGGAAAAGCTTTTCGTAATGAAATCGTAGCGCGTCAGTTTATTTTCCGCATGCGTGAGTTTGAACAGATGGAGATGCAGTTTTTTGTACGTCCTGGCGAAGAGATGAAATGGTTTGAGTATTGGAAAGACTTCCGTATGAAATGGCATAAGTCGTTGGGTATGGGAGATGAGAAGTACCGTTACCACGATCATGAAAAATTGGCGCATTATGCCAATGCAGCTACAGATATTGAATACCGTATGCCATTTGGATTTAAAGAGGTAGAGGGTATTCACTCGCGTACCGATTTTGATTTGAGCCAACATCAGGAGCATTCAGGTAAAAAGTTACAGTATTTCGATCCTGAATTAAACAAAAACTATGTTCCTTATGTGGTGGAGACATCCATTGGCGTGGATCGTATGTTTTTGAGTATCATGGCCGGTGCATATACCGAAGATGAGGTGGAGGATGCAAAGGGCAGGAAGGAAACACGTGTGATGCTAAAATTGCCAGCAGCTTTGGCTCCTGTAAAAATGGCTGTGTTGCCTTTACTAAAAAAGGATGGTTTGCCCGAAAAAGCGCGTGAGATTGTGAATACCTTGAAATTTGATTATAATCTGCAATACGATGAGAAAGACTCCATCGGGAAACGCTATCGTCGTCAGGATGCTATCGGAACACCTTTCTGTATCACCGTGGATCATCAAACATTAGAGGATCATACAGTAACTATTCGTTATCGTGATACGATGGAGCAAGAACGGGTGGCTATTGCTGATCTGGAAAAAATATTGGAAGAAAAGGTAAGTATGAAAAATTTATTTAAGCAGCTTGTTTAGTGGTTAATCTACGAATAATAAAAAAGCAGCCCCAGAGCTGCTTTTTTTATTCTATTATTCTGCAAATATTATTCATTTATCTGCGTTAATAATTCATCGATTGTTTTAGCGATTCCTACACCAGGTAAGGCCACAGGAGTTGCTACTTGAGCCAAAAATGTACCATTTACTTCACCTTTTTTATAGGTGGTAAAGCCAATTCGGTATAGACCAACTGATAGAGCTTTCAATGGATCACCGGCTTTACTTTTATATCTTAATAATGAGTTATATTTTCTTCCGGCCGGATTTTTTGGCATTTCACTGCTATCATCATTTCTGCTTAAGACTGTCCATTTAGCATCTTTGACACCCTCTGCAGAGATTTTATCTTTTGTTAAGATGTTTGATTTTTCAATGGTGATATAGGTGTCAAAATAGTCTTTAGAATCTTTGTTTTCAGTGTATCCTTTAGATTCTATGGCATTTTTTATCTTTGTAGATCCTACAGGTGACATCATTCTGACACCTATTTCGGGGGCTACTGCAGGAACCCATAGGTAGATGTAGTAAAATTTCTTACCATCTACTACTGCGTCTTCGGTGTTTGGAGCAGCAAAACCTAAGTATGTAACAACATCGGTATATGGTACAGCCACTGTTTTGGGACCCACTTTTTTCGTTGTAAGGCTACCAAATTTTCCTAATTTTTGTGCCGATACATTACTTAAAGTAAGGGCTGCGATCAAGGTAATTCCTAAAATGGTTAAAGTTTTTTTCATTTTCATTTGTTTATAGTGTTTGTTAATGCGGATTCTGGGCTCCACATTTCTTTTGTCCATGCATTGCTACTATCCTAATCTATTCACAAATTGTCTATGATGAATCTAAATTATTAAAAAAACAAATATCACTTTCCATATGATTAAGCAAGGATCATATGGAACTCGCCAATATGAATCATTTCCCTTGTGTGTGAAATAATTCTCATGGCTCGTTTCTAGTTTTAATTTAGTTTACTGTTTCTGTAAACTGAAAAAGCTCCGCTCTGTCTTTTCTTTTTTAGATTCTTATTACGACAATTCATGAATAAATCAGTCAATAAGTAGGATTTGTGTAAATGTAATTATATTTATGATGAAATATAATACATTGTAAAAATGATGATATATGAATAAATCGTATTAATAAAACGATTTATGCTGTCAAATATATAAATTATTTATTATAATCAATATGAAGTTTTTTATTTTTTATTTTTCGTCCGTTGGGTCTATATTCTGTTTTGTCAATTATTTGGTTGTTTTCGTAATAGCCTTCTTTTTTTAGCGTGCCGTCTTTGTAATAAAGTTTGAAAGGTCCATTCTTTTGACCGTTTTTATAAGATATTTCTTTCTTTAGTGTACCATCTTCGTTTTTGTAAGTCCATAAACCATTTTTTTTGCCATCACTATAAAAACCCTTGAGGATACATGTGTCATTATCAGCTATTCTAGTGAATTTTCCAATTTGTATTCCATTTTTAAATTGGCTGTATTGGGTGTAGCTGCCTGCGCTGTTCCAATAATGTTGCACCCAAATGCTATCTGCTTTACCATCTTTGTAAAATGTTTCTTGACTTATTTTACCTGTTTCAGTGTTGTATCTACGAAAAAAACCATTTTCAATTCCCATAGTAAATTCTTGTTGGGTTTCAATTTTACCATTTTGATTATAGGTTGTGAATAAACCATCGAGTTTTCCTTTGGTATATTCACCGGATGAAATCATTCTGCCTTGAAATTCATATTTTTTGCATAGTCCATCTCTATAACCGTTCACATAATTGGCAGAATCTCGAAGTGTGTTGTTTTTGAAGTATTGGTAATTGCCGTGGTACATGCCATTTTTAAAAGAGGCGATAATGTACGCTGAATTATATCCATCAATAATTCGGTGTTTTCCTTCCAATGGTGTTTTGTTCTCGTTTAATTCTCGGTATAGAAGGCGATTGTCGCCATAATTAATGACTGAAATTTCTTGTATTTCAAGTGAAGTTTCTTGCGCTAAGCTATACAAGCTAATAAATAAAAATGCAATGATTAAATTTTGTGTTTTCATATGTTTACAATTTGTTTCTTAATGGTCATATGGAACTCGCCGTGATAATCATTCACCTGTGTGAGAGATCACTCTCATGGCTCGTTTCATATGATTAAATTTTTCTGTCTGGCAATATTGTAAGCTATTAATTACAATATTTTTGTATTCGTTTAGGGTAAATACATTTAACCACTCCACTATAGTAAAACTGACAAAGTAAAATCCTTCTGTTTTTATGCTAGTTTAGTATGTTCTATATCATATGACACAATCGTGTGATAGCGGAGATGTTGTGGAAATTACAACAACGACACAATAGAAGGCAAAGGGACATAGATTTCTGTTATTTAAAAAGTTAAATCTGTTAAAGTAGAACTAAATTGAAGTTTAAAGACTTCTTTAATAAAAACATTGCTGCACTATAATAAAAAAGCCTGAGCAATCGGGCTTTTTTATTTAATCTATTTTAGAACCCCTGCCATATTAGGCACAGTATATTTAGCAAATATCCATACTGTTAAAAATATATATAAAGAAATACTTATAAAACCAATAGCTGAGGCGTGCTTACTTTCTCTTTGAAACTTCTCAATAATTTTTAAATATCTCCCCTTATGATAAAAATACAAGAAGTGCAGGGCAGTAAAAAAAACGCCATAAGAAATTGTGATTGGCTTAGTAAAAAAAGCTGATAATTTTTCATTTTGTATTACATAATCAATAACAGTAAAGCTGTTGAATAAAAATAACCAACATAAAACTATTACTGTTATAAAACATGGCGATTCATCAAAAGCGCTTAGTATCTGATAAACCTTATAAAATATATAATCGTATATTTTCATTTTTAAAACCCTCCGTTCATACTTCTCCGCCAATCATCAAATGATGAATTCATATTATTATAAAACTGCCTTAACGCATTTGGTTTGCTGTTATATTGGTTCCAAGCATTTTTAGAATAATCCAGAACTTCCATATATAGAAACATTCCCCCCATATTGAGGACTTATTGAACCTAAACCATTGATACCTGTATTTGTCCAAAATTGGTCTGTACTTATTGCACCACTTCTAAGGTCTCCAACTGTTCCAAATTCATTATACAAGAATATTAGCATATTCCCACCTCGTATAGTTAGCTTTTTATTCTTCATATATTTTGGATTAACCCAAGTTGTTTTGCCTGTGTTTATATCTATGCTATACGGCAATAAATCATCAAGATTTTCAGCAAGGGCTGCATTGTGTTTGCCTTCTAATACATTTCCAGCGAAATCAATTAATGGCGGCCCTATGGCATTTCCAGGGATAGTCCCAAGTCCATCGCCTTGCGATTGGGCATTCCTTTCAGAGTTAATCAATTTTAAATTTTGATTTAATCCGCCGATATTTCCAAATACAACGGGCAAAATTTACTAATTTAGTTCTTGTTTCCCTTGTTTCTTGGGCGAGATTATTTTTAGCACTTACTACAAGGGTTGCTTCTTCAGCGTTATCGTTAATCGTAATGTTTATGGAACTATTATTTTGTGGAAGGGTCATGTACTGCCCATTTCCCATATTTAGTCTTTCTAAGAAAACTCCAAATACTGCGTTATTCTCATTTTTAAAACAGTCATTTAAAATCAGTAAACTCCTTGGTTTCAAAAATATCGAAAGCCTTGTCTTTGAAGCTTTCTTATCAAAGACAGAAAAAACAGTAGTTTTTCTTGCAGCCACTATTTATGGTAATTGTTCCATCGCCATTGTCAGAGGTTATTTTGTTCATAATATCATCAGGGGTGATGTTATAGCTACGAGCAACTGCCTCTCGTGAATTATTCAAACACTGCACCCTTATATTAATATATTGATCCATGCCTGGTGGGACGAAGCGGGGAGGTTCAAAGATACGCATGTGTGGCGGAGCGAAAGTTATACTATCTTATAGTCCCATCCATTTAATAATACCTATCATCAAAAGAATTGCTGCTGCTCCTATTAAAATGTCACCAAATTCACCTGAAGTTCGATATAATAAATCATCATTTTGAGGATCTCTACCGTTCCATAGTGATTTAAAAGAGATGGTTTTCTTTTTTTTAAAAAATAAATAAATATTTAGTATAGTCCATTTTGTTATTACACCAAAAAATC comes from the Saccharicrinis fermentans DSM 9555 = JCM 21142 genome and includes:
- a CDS encoding DUF4890 domain-containing protein, whose amino-acid sequence is MKQLIFSLIAILAISFSVEAQRPQKGKMGTPEEMAQKQTERMKESLNLSDEQEAKVKSINLEFAEKQQELVNSSSGDRTAMRESMKTIREDKKAALKKVLTDEQYKKMETQEKETGERRGQRRN
- a CDS encoding glycosyltransferase family 2 protein encodes the protein MRFYPKISIITVVYNGQDTLEATIKSIEKQSYKNIEYIVIDGGSKDLTLSLIQQYKHVITHWISEPDQGIYDAMNKGMNMASGDYLWFINSGDEIFDVTTLEHTVASMPNADIYYGETVMIDPDGNTIGNRRLKTPHSLNWKSLKKGMLVSHQSFIVKRTLVTHYNLKYHFSADFEWCLLAMRKAQTICNTHLILSRFLDGGYTKQNILPGLRERFLIMVEQYGLAATLYHHIFITLKFLRYVLKHKRF
- a CDS encoding glycosyltransferase, which encodes MKVLIINKSTSNGGAAVAAYRLFNALKESGTDVKMLVEESSEGFNQVESIAHSKKEKKKAFRRFVKERLCFLPYEKNKKVRFKFSPASSGIDISKHPLVQEADIIHLHWVNQGFLSLKSLEKLFKLNKKIVWTLHDMWPFTGGCHYAGDCENFMNGCGKCQFLRNSGKKDLSHRILQRKKKLWNTTQMNAVGCSQWMEKAAKDSTLLQNHPVINIPNPIDPSVFCSLDKQQCRQEFDLPQKKKLLLFGAANINDPRKGFKQLIQALEFMDVRHPHLVKELELVTFGDCKSQAINKLPYKWHKIDFISDQNKIANLYNCADAFALPSMEDNLPNTAMESLACGVPVVAFNTGGVPEMIKHKETGYLATANNCDDFGMGIYHLLYENNADYMKYATTAFAKEKYANNTVAKQYNELYTSLVS
- the nadB gene encoding L-aspartate oxidase, which gives rise to MRKKVDFLVIGSGIAGLSFALKVAPYGKVLVISKTKLEETNTTYAQGGIAAVTYKPDDFKKHIDDTMIAGDQLSNPDAVRMVVENAPEQIKQLINWGTGFDKTQEGKYDLHKEGGHSEFRILHHLDNTGFEIQRALIEQAKTHENIEFAEDIYAVDIITQHQLGEITYRWRTDVECYGAYVLNEKTGKVDTILSKITMMATGGIGNIYQTTTNPTIATGDGIAMVYRAKGIIENMEFVQFHPTSLYNPKERPSFLITEAMRGYGAILKRKDGVAFMNKYDARGNLAPRDIVARAIDNEMKNTGEDYVYLDVTHKNAEETKKHFPTIYHKCLELGVDITQQMIPVVPAAHYLCGGIKVDLKGRSSIVNLYAAGECSSTGLHGANRLASNSLLEAIVYADVAAKDAAEAVKKIKHKTKIPSWNDEGTTHNEEMVLITQTNKEVEQIMSNYVGIVRSNLRLKRALDRLELIYRETERLFDDSIVTKDLCELRNKINVGYLIIRMAMKRKESRGLHFTLDHNKLRTKI
- a CDS encoding glycine--tRNA ligase; the protein is MAQEDVFKKLVAHCKEYGFVFQSSEIYDGLGAVYDYGQLGVELKNNIKKYWYDAMVKLNENVVGLDSAIFMHPTTWKASGHVDAFNDPLIDNKDSKKRYRADVLIEDLIQKIEGKIEKEVTKAKKRFGESFDEAQFKSTNPRVLANQEKINTIHTRFAKALNDNDLEDLKQIIIDYDVVCPISGTKNWTDVRQFNLMFATEMGSTADGANTIYLRPETAQGIFVNFLNVQKTGRMKIPFGIAQIGKAFRNEIVARQFIFRMREFEQMEMQFFVRPGEEMKWFEYWKDFRMKWHKSLGMGDEKYRYHDHEKLAHYANAATDIEYRMPFGFKEVEGIHSRTDFDLSQHQEHSGKKLQYFDPELNKNYVPYVVETSIGVDRMFLSIMAGAYTEDEVEDAKGRKETRVMLKLPAALAPVKMAVLPLLKKDGLPEKAREIVNTLKFDYNLQYDEKDSIGKRYRRQDAIGTPFCITVDHQTLEDHTVTIRYRDTMEQERVAIADLEKILEEKVSMKNLFKQLV
- a CDS encoding LipL32 family surface lipoprotein, giving the protein MKKTLTILGITLIAALTLSNVSAQKLGKFGSLTTKKVGPKTVAVPYTDVVTYLGFAAPNTEDAVVDGKKFYYIYLWVPAVAPEIGVRMMSPVGSTKIKNAIESKGYTENKDSKDYFDTYITIEKSNILTKDKISAEGVKDAKWTVLSRNDDSSEMPKNPAGRKYNSLLRYKSKAGDPLKALSVGLYRIGFTTYKKGEVNGTFLAQVATPVALPGVGIAKTIDELLTQINE
- a CDS encoding toxin-antitoxin system YwqK family antitoxin; this translates as MKTQNLIIAFLFISLYSLAQETSLEIQEISVINYGDNRLLYRELNENKTPLEGKHRIIDGYNSAYIIASFKNGMYHGNYQYFKNNTLRDSANYVNGYRDGLCKKYEFQGRMISSGEYTKGKLDGLFTTYNQNGKIETQQEFTMGIENGFFRRYNTETGKISQETFYKDGKADSIWVQHYWNSAGSYTQYSQFKNGIQIGKFTRIADNDTCILKGFYSDGKKNGLWTYKNEDGTLKKEISYKNGQKNGPFKLYYKDGTLKKEGYYENNQIIDKTEYRPNGRKIKNKKLHIDYNK